The Taeniopygia guttata chromosome 27, bTaeGut7.mat, whole genome shotgun sequence region GGAATAGCAGTCACTATGAACTGCAGATCACCAGGTACCCGAATGGTGTTTCTGTTGACTGTTCCAGTGTAGGGAGAAAGATGGGGCAGGAAAGGAGTCAGATGGATTCAGGTTACCTGATGATACTTGCTGCCACACTGTCacctcctgccttccttcttGCTACTTGTGCCCCCTAGTTGCTCCCTGTTAGGCTCCTGATGGAGCTCTCAGCAGGCAGGGACTTGTTATCTCCTGGCCCTATTCCCTGCTGAGTGATATGTAGATGGAGATGAATAGTCATTCTCACAAATATCCTACAAATCAGAGACTTTCCCCCTACCCTTCTAGGAGGCTAAAGGTAGAagttaaaatagaaagaaaCTGTCCTATGTGATGGTTGTTCTTTGAGAGTTGCAGACACAGAGTCCAGTCCAGGGTTGGAACACACTGGGCTGTGGTAGGTGCTGAAATCAGGTGTGTGCCCAGCTCTAAAATGTAGCAGATGAAATCATGGCCAAGGTAATTTCTTTATTCTTAGCAGTTCCCTGGATGATTTGAAACAAATGTCCTTCAGCCAAAACACCAGAATCagcccatccctccctgccttgcCATTGCTTGCCCCTCTCAGGCCTTATCACTCATCCTGAGTGAGCTCAGGTTCACTGAAGGAATGAGGTGTGGGTGATTGGGCAATGTCATACTTGGTCTGTAAGAATaaattcctgggaaatggggCAGGGTCACCCCCTGGGGGGAATTCAcattcctaaaatattttgggCTTCACCCTGGGGGAAAGGGCTTGCCTTGATGCAGGAAGCTCCTCTGCGGATTTCAGCATGTTGGTGTACTCTGATGGAGCACAGAAACATCTggagacaggagctgtctcTGGATTTGAGTGATGAAGTGCTGGGTCTCAGAAACCTGCTCCTGATCCAGGGGAAGGCAgatccttccctccctctcccccctcaGCTGGGAAATGACCACATCAATATTCCTGGATTATTCCTTGGGTATCCGCTGAAGCAGGAGAAGTTACAGCTCTTCATTAGCTTGTGGCTACAGAAATTCCTGCTCACTAAATGGCCAATCATTTTCATAATGTCAGAGCAAATACTTGCACCTCGGGTGTAATTATGAAAGCCAAATGAGGTAGGCACAAGGCACTCCTTCCTTCCTcaatccttttttccttcttcgCTGGGCTGCTCCCATTCCCAACGCCTGGagtgctgccagggctcagcaTGGTGTGAGCACCTGGAGGTGCCAGCGGGGCAGGGTGACATGCCCATGGCAGTGTTCCCAGGGCACCGAGCCTGTGCTGATGGGAGATGGAAATTAGCACCCCCGTCTCCCTCTTTGCGGAGCCCACATGGAAGTCCAGTCCCATGgcccagtgctgctccagtCCTTCTCTGGATGGGATCACTCAGTGTTTGAAATGACTTTTTAACTCTTTCACTTATCCCCCATCAGATTCTTTCTGCAACTGTTGAAAATGCCAACATCGTCCTGCAGATTGACaatgccaggctggcagcagatGACTTCCGAACCAAGTGAGTGCCATGCCTCCAAGAACTTCTGTGAAAACTGGGGAAAGCCTGGCTTCACCTGGGGTTGCTCCACTGGAGTGGGACATTTGGGAATAGTTAATCTCTTCCTGGACACAGCACTGATATTTCTGCACTGTGAGAGCTGTGCACACACATTGAATTAAAGATACTTAGCAAAAATACActgagctggggaaggaaaagacaagaaaaatgcTGTATCAGGTGTGTATATgaactgtgtgtgtgtctttagGTTTGAGACGGAGCAGGCTCTGCGCATGAGCGTGGAGGCCGATATCAACGGCCTGCGCCGGGTCCTGGACGAGCTGACCCTGTCCAGAGCCGACCTGGAGATGCAGATTGAGAACCTGAAGGAGGAGCTGGCTTATCTGAAGAAGAACCACGAGGAGGTGAGCAGAGTTGGGCTCAGATTGGGACCTACAAACATTCCTGTGCACCAGGGAAACAGTCAGCCCAAACACACAGGAGTTTTTACAATTAGGGCTGTCAGGAGACACTTGAGCAGGAACGGGTAGAGAAGTAATCCCTTCAGGCAGGACCTCCAGGAAGTCTGTGGGGTTCCTGTGCTGGGTGCAAATAAGAAATTTCTCACTGTGGGAAGATGCCATGTCACTCTGACatatgttttgtcttttttgtgtCAGGAAATGACTGCCCTGCGGggccaggtgggtggggagatCAGCGTGGAGATGGACGCTGCTCCTGGCATCGACCTCACCAAGATCCTGGCGGACATGCGGGAGCAGTACGAGACCCTGGCGGAGAAGAACCGCAGGGACGCCGAGCAGTGGTTCTTCACCAAGGTGAGGAGCTGGCGGCGAGCAGCGGGCACGGGGCCGGGGCCGTGGCCGCTGCCGGGGCTCTGAGGGCACGGCTTTGCCTCGCTGCAGACGGAAGAGCTGAACCGGGAGGTGGCCATCAACacggagcagctgcagagcgGCAAGACGGAGATCACGGAGCTGCGGCGCACGATCCAGAGCCTGGAGATCGACCTGCAGTCGCAGCTCAGCACGGTACGAGGGCCGGgctgccggcggggcgggggacgcggggctgtgcccacccGGCTGCCCCCCTGAGCCCGGCCCCGTGCCCGTCCCACAGAAAGCGGCGCTGGAGGGCACCCTGGCCGACACCGAGGCGCGCTACGGCACCCAGCTGGCCCAGCTGCAGATGCTGATCACGGGCGTGGAGGAGCAGCTGGCCGAGCTGCGCTGCGACATGGAGCGCCAGAACCACGAGTACAGGGTCCTGCTGGACGTCAAGTGCCGCCTGGAGCAGGAGATCGCCACGTACCGCCGGCTCCTGGAGGGCGAGGACGCCCAGTGCGTGAGGGGCTTTGCTGGGAGGGCGGCTGGGAGGAGATGGGTCATAGACACAAAGtacctgtgccctgtgctctgtctCTGGTGTCTGGCTGTAGTGGGATGTCGCCGTGGTTCCTCCATCCCTCAGGAGAGGCCAAGTGGAGCAACACTTTTGTCTCCTGTTTTTCTCCTGTCTGAACACAGAGTCTGTGTAGCAGCAACAACCAATGTTTGTTCCTAACATCTCTTTGGTTTTGTGCTTCTCTTGTAGCATCTCCTCCCAGTACTCCTCCGCCATGTCCTCACACTCTGGCAGAGATGGTAAGAACCCACCTTTCCGCTCAGCCTGGTTCTCTCCCCTTCCCAGTCAAAGCAGGGCTGTTTAAAGCTGCATTCTCCACTCCCTTGTGGAATTTCCACCAGCTCCTGAAGAATGTGTAAAATCTGATAATGTTTTAAGAAATTCCCTCCTTCCTGCCGTGAGTAATTGTTGCCCTTTCCTTTGCAGTGATGACATCGTCCCGCCAGGTGCGCACGATTGTTGAGGAGGTGCAGGACGGGAAGGTGGTCTCCTCCCGGGAGCAGGTCGCACTCACCACTCGCTAGGACAGTCCCGGGCTCAGGAGAGCATTGAACTGAGCCAAGAAGTGCCTGAGGCCATGTGTGGTCAGGTTGTGTCCCCGAACGCTCCCTTCACCTGCTCTTCCTCATGTGTTGCCCTCATTCCATGCAGGTGTCTCTGGACACacttaataaagctttttcttctcGCTCGTGCAACTGCAGGCTTGTCTGTCACTGACATGTGATCCCTCAAAGCCTTTGGGTTCTGTGTTCATGCCAGGGAAAGTCCTAAGAAACCACAAGAAGCCAGTGAGAGGAGGGGAATGGAGGGACATGGGTTCCACGTGGAGGGACAGGGGCTCTGCCTGGGTAGAACATAGTTGGAGACAGCTTTTTCTAATGAACTCAGTGCTTGTAAATACATGGGACTGGCTAAGATATAAACTGGGTAAGTGATACAAAATGAAGGCAATTACGGAATGATGAGGTTTGAGGTCAATGTGACATGCGACTGATAATTAAAGTCAACAAAATAAAGCTCAGTTCTCTAACTCTTAGGATCATGAAAAGTCACATTCTCCTGTAAGCAGAACTTAGATGGCTTCAGCaagactgctgctgccaggtgcTCTCTCTGAGACATGAGCCCAGCACCCGCCTGGTTGGCAAGCCTCATCCCTACAGGCCTGCTTCCCTTTTGACTGTCTTTAAGTCACACTGTCAGGCGCAAAAACTTACAGGGCTATTCatgctgccccagggctgcactTGAGGAACTAAAGTAACCATTGCTTAATCTGCACGGGGATGAGTAGCAATAATTTCTATCACTGTCGTGTGTAAAAGATCAGTGCTAAAACCCTTCCTGAAACATGCAAGGTAGAAACGACGcctgaggctgagctgctgctcaggattAGTGACTCagttgggcagcagcaggttctggctgtgcctgtgcccaCTCGCCTGCTGGAGAGCAACCAAGGGAGGGccagagaggagaggaaatggTTTAGAGCCAAAAGCATGACGGAATCACTTCGATCCAACTTCATGCTTTCTAGTCTGTGGTAGCTGGGAGTCCTGTGCATCAGCTTATGTTCCTCCCACACCTCAAGGATACAGATACGGGGCTCAGACCAAAGGGAGAGGGAACAGTTTGCATTAAATCAGCTTCCCTTATAACAATGGACATgaggctcctgctgctgaggcTCAGCTCACTCATCCTTCAGGTGTCAGTGGTTCATTCATCCTCCCTCAGTCCCCCCACAGCATTACTGGCCCACTGAGCACTCCCCAGGGCGCTCCCTGGCCCCAGCAGGTTTGGAAGGAGCTGATGCTGGGCATGACAGGACAGGCaaaggaggggaaaggagaTTGAAGAAGTGGGGAGCCTGCCAGGTCTTTCCAGGGAAGGGAGGGTGAGATATTATCATTCTGTATCATCATTCAGCAATTAcagaaaagggcaggaaaagagaCACAGCAGAGTGCAGAGTTCATGGACTGTACTGTGCTTCCCCCTTTGCTGGAATGACAGACCTTCCTTGGAGAAAGTCTTCCAGacccaaaaaaccaaagctatacaaaaaatgaaaatcagatcAAGGAACAATGTACCTAAGCCACAAGCTATCTCAGAATCTCTGCAGGGGGCAAAACTGCAGGCTGGAAATCCTGAGCAAACTGctcatgtgctttttttttttttttttgtcatcagAAGAGAGTTGTTATACTTTAGTTGTAAATGGCTTTTTAAGTCTTGAACCTTCTGCAGAATGCCCCAAGTGTATGAACACAGAAAAGCTTTCTGCAAACCACAAATATAACTGATTAAATATAAGTAGGAGGCTAAAAGAAGACGTCAGTCCAAGAGTAattggctctgctggcagcacagagagaTGTGGCCCCTTCTGCAGCCAAAAGGGCACGGGGGAGAGATTGATCCAGCAGAACATTCAGTCATCTCTGGTATCTGTCACCCCGTGCTGAGATGTTTACATCAGTCACAGGAGCAGCCTGAGATGAAATcctgaggagagctgggagaacAGCTCTGATGGAAGAGTCTGGTTTGTAATCAGCAGACTCAGTTCCCCTGGGAGGACCTTATCAGGGGATACTCATGAACATATATTTGCATCAATGAAAAAGGCTTTAATTCTGCATACAGCTCAGTGTAACCCTGTTATCACAGGCAAGAGCAAAGTCCAAGCTCAGCACAAAAGATCTCTGTGTGACATTATAGTGCTCTAAAGAAGGAAAATACCACAGAACTATAAGGTAATTTGCTGCTTGTTATTTACTCTTTGCTACACACATTTGTATCTGTGAAACAGCGACAAATTGTTTCTCCAGGAGGTGGACAAACACTGGTATTGGAGAGCATTTTACAGATTTGCTGCAAGTACAAGAAGAAAAGCCTTTTTAGGATTCAGCTGGGATTACAGAGGCAAGACCTCAGTGAATGATGGTGAAACTTTATGgccaacaaaatgaaaaatggaaacTATGAACATCCTTTCAAGGTATTTCATGATGGAGACATAGAGAGAAATCAATGGGATGTGCCTGTATCAAGAGTAATATAAAATAGCAAGAACACTGACAATGAATAATACTGAATTGTGTCATCTTTCCAATCTCTAAAGCCTCATGTGCTCCTCAGACAGTTGGTTTTACAATGCCCTCGAGGAGAATAGCTGTTATTGTTGTTTCCATCCTACAAAGCATGAAATTGAGGCTTGGAGGAGATGAATGATTTGCCTAGAGTGATTTGCAAAGCTGGGATCACCTGGAGCACCTGGTGTCACCAGCAAGATGGAGATCAGCATCAGTACAGCCAATAGTAGGCTGACAGAAAGTGGCATGACAGGTACATCACCAGCCAGATAAGCAAATACTTTATAAATACTTTGTAAATTGAGAACACAGGATTTTCCATAGGTGTAACATGGAAATCCAGCTGACAGTGAGCAGAGAGGAGCTCAGACGAGCCTTTCCCTGGCCAGGCTGGTGGGTGATGGCAGTGCCCggctccagctcctctcctggccCTCCTGTgtctgggcaccagcagggacCTGGGTTTGATGGTGTTTTTGAGTCATTGACTCCCCAAGGAAGTTCTCTTGGACTCACCAGCTGTTTTTACAGCTGGTGATTCAGGAAGTATTTATAGTAATGTGAAATGCCAGATCTCCTTCTTGGGGGGCACATTAAACTTCATCTGCATTAGCCTAAGGCCCAGTCTTAAGCCTTAAAAAATATCCTGAGATTCCCAAAGGATTTCCCTCTGGGGAAATCgaatctttctcttttccattgcCCTGTTGAGTCTGATAACTCTGCTGTAGAGGACTCTTGGGAATAACTCCAGCATGTCCATCCTCTGCCACTGCCCCACTCTCTGTCTCCCAGCCCAGGACGCTGATGGAAACCTGAAATATAAACCcttcctttctatttttttacaAAGCTCATTACGTGGGAGCAACACCTTTGCCTGGGGGAAGTTCTTCTGCTCGTTTGTTACttgaaatagtaattttttcctGGTCAGAcctgtgctgctgttcctgaAATGCCCACGGGAGATCCTCATGCGCCGTCATTCCTCTGCTCCCCTGTCATTCCTCTGCTCCCCTGTCATtcctctgctcctcttcctcccttgGGGCACGGCATTGCCTGCAAGGGGCTCCCAAGTCAGCCAAGGACAGCTCATCAGAGCATCGCCCCTGGCTGCCTGCAAGGATGTGGGAGCAAATTTCCATCTGCAGACTCCAGCCAGAGAGTCAATCAAAGCTAATTCTGGAAAGAGCCTTCCATTAGGAACGGAGATCCCATCATTAGCAGATCTCCTCATCACAAAGTGAAAATCGCTTTAATAAAATgagggatggccctgctggcaGGGCTTGAGGTTTGTTCTCATGTAAAGGCAAGATctggttttaaagaaaattttgaattttggaaatgaaaaaagcTGCCATGAAGAGCACACAATTTCAAGAGAATAGTAATAAATTACTGTTCTCCTCTACAAAAGCTGTAGAAATTctaatcaccaaaaaaaaaaaaaaaaagaaagaaaagaaaggaaaaaacagagaaaaagagaaaagagaagagaagagaagagaagagaagagaagagaagagaagagaagagaagagaagagaagagaagagaagagaagagaagagaagagagaaagaaagaaagaaagaaagaaagaaagaaagaaagaaagaaagaaagaaagaaagaaagaaagaaagaaagaaagaaagaaagaaagaaagaaaaaaagaaagaaagaaagagaaagaaagaaaaagaaagaaagaaagaaagaaagaaagaacattGACATCTCTGCTTAGTttgcagtaatttaaaaaaaccctctactCATTGTGGGTGTTTTCCTCATGGAAGAAATcacacaggatggtttgggttgggaaggaccttaTGACCACCTCAttctaccccctgccatgggcagggacacctcccactggaccaggttgctccaagccccacccaacctggccttgaaaaGTGAAGGACCATATACATCTcgataaaatgaaattaaatgtttactCTGCAgtcattttaaaattctttggtAGAAAAAAGACCAGTTGTGACcaggctgcaggtgggctcCAGGCAGCCCTGCCTGACCCTGACCCTGGTTCCAGGCAGGGTCTGGCCATCATTGTGGCACCAGAGCACCCAGGCTTCACTTCCTGATGATGGCTCTAACAAAGGATGGGCACCCACAGAACCACCCCACAGTTCAGGAGTGCTGGATTTGCAGTGTCAAGATAAAATTGAGCTTAATGAACTTGCCCATATGGCAGAAGCAATATTTGTGAGCAGGATACACCTGACACATTCTTTATGCCACGTGTCCAGGTGACCTGGATGCCAAACCCAAAGCTGAACCACACATGGGTGAGAGCCAGCCAATATTAGCATTGCTATATTAATGttatt contains the following coding sequences:
- the LOC116806599 gene encoding keratin, type I cytoskeletal 14; its protein translation is MSTTVRQYSSSTSLKGFGSLGGGSSRVSSVRVGPGGYRAPSVHGGSGSYSVSSRVVSGLGGAFGGSYCSSAGGALGAGFGGSYGAGFGGSYGAGFGAGFGGGDGILPAGEKETMQNLNDRLAAYLDKVRALEEANTDLEVKIREWYKKQGPGPDRDYSPYYRTIEELRNKILSATVENANIVLQIDNARLAADDFRTKFETEQALRMSVEADINGLRRVLDELTLSRADLEMQIENLKEELAYLKKNHEEEMTALRGQVGGEISVEMDAAPGIDLTKILADMREQYETLAEKNRRDAEQWFFTKTEELNREVAINTEQLQSGKTEITELRRTIQSLEIDLQSQLSTKAALEGTLADTEARYGTQLAQLQMLITGVEEQLAELRCDMERQNHEYRVLLDVKCRLEQEIATYRRLLEGEDAHISSQYSSAMSSHSGRDVMTSSRQVRTIVEEVQDGKVVSSREQVALTTR